The Sparus aurata chromosome 15, fSpaAur1.1, whole genome shotgun sequence genomic interval GGAGGTCATCTTTGGTTTTGAGATACACTGcaatttttcacctttttctggcattttatagcaaaaaacaacagttaCTCAGTTAATCAAGATAATAATCGACAATGAGGATAATTGTTAGTTCGCTCTAACACTGACCTGGTTCATCGTAGATGTAGCTGACATCGAGCTAGAGAAGcgagaaaacaaaaaattatgaaaatagtttTAAATCTGTCAACCTGCTGGTGATAAACGTCACAATTCTGCTACACCGAGTCCCTCCTAGTGAGCAATAAATCACTACAGGTCAAAATTCTCAAATAAATTAAGAAGGGATGAGGACTTAAAAACAATACCTTGAACTCCCCCATTAGACTGTCAGATCTAACTGAGTAAGAGTCATAAACCTGTCAAGACAAACACAGCGTCACACCCTCTGCAGATGCACAAACCCAATTTTAAAagcacatcatttttttttttcattaattaaaaaataatgcagaaataaattaaaaagagTTGTCAACGCACCCGGAGACTGACACTCTCGTCAAACAGCTCTGAAGGGAGCATGTTAACATTGTAGAAAAACATCTGGTGATCAGAAACAAGTCATAAATTAGCGTGTGCTTCCCTCGTCActgtacaaacaaacattttgatgtcaGACATACTCGTGGCAAACATCTAGGACTTACAGTTTAATAAGCGGAGATGTTTATGCTTGGGAAATAACTGAGACAAGGGAAGATGCATAAGAGAAGAACTGGATGCAAAAGAAAACCAAAGACACTGCCTCAAGCTCCACTGAGAAATCACTGCTGCGGAGAAGAGATAAATACCCCAGAGGGTTTGTTAAAGCTGATGGTAATTTAGTGGCAAAGAGTGAAGATGTTGTTAGAGGATGTTAAATAGACAAGCAAGATACAAGCAAAAGTGTGCGATCGCTAAAGTAATTTAAAGGATAATTTTGTGGTGATGGATGCATTACCTCGTCAAAGAATGGGTTATTTCCCCTTCTAATTCTCGTCCTGTGGGTCTGTCCGCATACGTTCACCTTAACCACTGGCTTGATGTTGTTGCCAGGCAGCTGGCGGCCCTCGATGACACGAACACGAATCTGGAAATTGCGATTAAAAGTGAGGCAGCTGAACAAACAGCGAGACAATTTATGTGGCTCCTTTTTGATAAGGTACCATTGATTCACTTGTGTTGGCAAATACAACGTATTCAGTACAGACACAGGATCAGAAAAATGTTCCTAAAGAAAATCAGCGGTGTGAAATTGCTTGCGCTGATGCAAAACCAATGCGAGGATGTGCACATTAGCGAAACTCCAACAGGAGGGATACATTTATTATCTCTCGGCTGGCTCAGCCTTCAGTTGTCATTCGTCATTCACGTGAACAACCAAAAAAACTCTCTCCTAAATTATTCAGGAACAGAGAAATCAAAACTCAGACAATACCTGGAAGTCCTGAGGCTTATTGGCCAGCGCTCTGTGCCTCTTACGGCTGAGACGGACTGCCTTGTGGCTGGCTCTACCAGGCTGGTTTGGTGAAGTGGGAGCTCCTGGACTTCCACCCTGTCCTCCTCCGTCCACGTCTCCCTCCGCCTCATCGGTGTCTTCATCGCCTCCTGGGGTGCAAAACCACAGCAATTACAACCTTCTCTGACTTGCTTCACACTTTGTAATGTTTTCTCAGCTCGATTTGTATCCGTCAAAAAACAAGACAGCAAACACACTCTCATACGAGAAAAACCTATAACCCAGTGTGAGATGTTTCCGTTAAACTCTGTGTGAGTACTTAGCCAGGTGATTatatgtctttctttctttcacttttcagGCATGCAGATGAGAGTAAATTAAAGGCTGATACCGGTAATGGGCATGGTCCGAGCAAGGGCACCAGAATGAAGCAGGtaggaaagaaggaaaaagagcAACAAGCCCCCTATTTCAAACCCATGGCCCACGTTCAGTTTAAGTTGTGGATCACTATATCCCAGTTCCAATCTTTCCTGTCCATTTAGTGACACAACCGTGCAAGATGCGAGTTCGAAGATTAAGCATGGTGCTGTCCATGAGTAGTGAGTACTAGAAATGACAACTGCGTAATCATGGGTCCAAACATCAACACGTTGACTGGCATCATGGCTGGTGTAATCCAATCCCAAGATAATCAATAATCAGAGAGAATGCACCCACAGAACCTTGCTTGTTCCATTAGGGCAGTGATTTTTCAGTCCTGGTGTTCGGGGTCCCCTGCTCTGCTAGTTTAAGATATTTCCCTGCCCTCTCACACCTGACTAAAGTGATCTGCTCGTCACGAAGATCTGCTGAAATCTGATAACGACCCATTCAtctgaatcaggtgtgttgggaCAGGGACACATATAAACATGCAGAGCAGGAGGCCCCCGAGGACCAGGATTGAAAAACACCGCATTGGGAGAGCTCACAGTTTAACAATAGTATTGTTAAAACAGTTCTATGGATATTGACAACAGCAGCAATCTTTCTGTATCAAAGTTGTGCACAGTTATTATTCAGTGTTCGTTTTTGGGTGTTGGTGTCAACTGTGGGCTTACCAGTTTCTGCATAAGACATGTCTCCATCAGGCTGATCATTAAGGTTTGGAGTAGAGTTGGCAGGTGGCTCATATCCAATGATCAAATTAATTGTCGCCTGAAAAAATGGAATGTTTCCCCATTAGCATTATACTGTCTCATGTCTTGTATCAATTGTACCTCATAGGAGTGAGCACATCCCACTACTTCCTGCAGACCTTAACAGATAACAAGCATGTTGGTGTCATATATTGCTGCAGTGAATCTGTTCTTGACTTAAAGTATTCACCCCAACAGCCTGTTGTTTCTCACTGAGCAAGGGCACGTTCTTGGACGGGAGCGACCTCGCTGGACCACTGCCCAAGTCCCTCAGAGAGATTTTTGCCGAGCCAATAAACCTGTAAAGCAAATCACATACACAATCCTTTGGTGAGACAATCACAGATACGTCAGCAACTGAATCACTGCAGTGGGAGGAACCACTGAAACAATAAGGAGGATGCTTTGGTTCCACAAACTGTGATGAACTTGATGAACTGAAATTATCCTTAGGCGCCTGGACACAGTGTTTGTGGCTGGAATATGCTCGTTGCTGTGGATGGTTGACAGTTTCTACTTCCCAGTTTCACTTCTTCACATATGTTGACAAACCTGGCAACCACAcctacaatatttttttttctaccaaaCCGAAGTCATGTGGCAACGGTGATTAATAACCACAGTGGACTGGACCACATTGGGCTTTTTCTAAAATTAGGTCCATCACAATTGTGGCTATAGGTGGATTATGTATCATGTCACACTGAATCCAAAATGTTTTCCTAGTGAGAAACATCAACTTTTGCAACAGCTAACTTTGGCATAAGAATAATGGCATAAGAATAATTTGGGAGCATCTGTACCATCCCTCAAGACAACTAATGGGACTTTGCTGTGTGACAAGGACCAGCTAGTTACACAGGCCAGCCCCAGAGATGTTgaaaaagtgcaaagaaaaagcaaagatgGAAACAATTATCATCTACCACAGGCATGTGCTGGCTGCTCTGTACCCAGTTAAAGAGTGGACAAATGACAGAGCCAAGAAGGCGGGTGAAATGGCAGTGTGAAGTAAGCAACAGGAGGACCGGAAAAGTCATATTCATGATTAtgcttcttctctgtttttctcaaCAGCTGTGCCATTTTCTTAACATTGCACAGACCCTAAAAAACTTTGGATGTCCTCAGGAAAGCGGGGTCAGCTACGGAGGAtaagacagagaggaaagctGGTTTGACATTTAACTGTCTCTACCACTGCAGAGGCCACATGCAAGGGCTGGTTTATATAAAGTAGATTAATGTCTGTATACATTACTCTCGTAAAAGCGAAAcagaacaattaaaaaaaagaactgacTTCTTCACCACAGGGGATGGTTTTCCTGGCATGCAGATATATTTTCCAGTACCGGATGGAGTAATTTGGGAGTAAGCAAAATATTTGCCAAACAAACTGAGCAGTCTGCACTGCCTGGTGAGCTGCTCTAGATGTCTTATCTTGATTGCGCCACCGAAAAATTGGGCTCTGAGTCACATTCCTTTTTGTACATTTCCCTACTGTAGATTACCGATGTGGGTCAGACTTCTGTCGGCTGCATGATAAAGCAAgcacattttgaatttattgattttattcaacatttattcAACCAGGAATTAAGCCTCACAGAGATTTTAAAAAGATCTTCCTACATAATCAGGTTCATACTATGTCTAAAGTTCATTTTGCAAAACATTACAGCCTAAGCTGCTACTAGTCAGCACTGATGTACCAATGACAAGCCAGCACAAGCTCTCTTATTCACCCTCCTCATGTGTTGCAGGCGGTgatcatggaaaaaaaaatctgagtgcATTCGTGGCTGAGGCAGACACCCCTCCACCCTCACGCCAGCCCTAGCGCTTCCCTCAGAATAATTTATATTACACACTATCAGTCACTGGAATGACTCACTGGAAATGTTATCATTTGGTCTACCTTTCCTGCCTGCACTGCAGCAAGACCTTGGTAGAAAATGCTTGCATAAGCCTGAACAAACAGagtaatgataaaaaaaaaattaaacagagTAATAAACAACAAGTTTAAGTCTGAGTCTAAAAGGAAAGGTTAAAAAGAAGTgaattttctttccttttaagGCAGCATTCCTGGTAGGAGCAAGCTATTGTGACGGAGACAAAGCACCGTCTGTCCTGGCTCTGCAAGTCTTAACACAGTCGCATTGGATCCTGTATAAACAGCTCAGTGAAGTTAAAACATGCTATTCTTCTACTTCGAAAGAGATCATAATAACTGTTTTACAGTGTAGTTGTTACTGCTATGAAACGAGAAATAGGACACATTATTATTACAGCTTTTCAAAAATCTAAGTTGTTCACTTTCAGTCATTACCTGTCCTACTTAGTGAATTATGGTGTTGGGTATATTTTGAGAGGGTGAGAGCTGTTACTGAAAGATGCGCCTGCACAGGAAGTGGTCTTCACTCAGACCTCTGCAAAACCATGAGTGGTTGACGCGATCAGTAATGTGTCTCACCAGGCTGGGGGCTGGAGATTGCGCATCCATAACAAACATGTGTTGAACAGTGACACAGTTACTTGGACGATGCCTTCATTCACCTACTTGTCTTTGCCGATTGTTTCATAGTCCTTTACAACCACATTGATGAATGAAGATGCATCCAAAGGGCAGCCTTTCAGATCAAATTCAAGCACCTGTAATCACAAAGACATTTAGTTTTAAACTGAGGCAACAGCCGCTCTCATTTCCAACACATACGAATCCATACATACTTTACAGCTCACTTTAATTCCCCACTTACTTCATTCCAAACAGGATTCAGCTCATTGTCAATTGCTTTGGTTTTCTTCTTTTCACCTGCACGCACAATGAGGGTGAACCAGATTTAttggcaaaaacaaaatggGGAAGCATCGTGCTACTTTATCAAACACATATTTTGGACGCAAACAAGCTTCTTCCAactaaaaatataacaaatcaaaatgtttaaatgtgctCAAACAGAGAAAGTCGTCATGCAGTAAGGCATTTCAttagtaaaataaataaataaaggacaAGCCATGAAGATAAAGACCTCCACTGGGGACAGAGGCCTATCCTGACCTTATAAGGATGTACTCTCGGTTTTGTAGCCTTTATGAATCACTGTCAAAATATTCAATAAGCTCTGAGAAGAGATGAAAACTGTAAACAGCtgctactttaaaaaaaaagctatttagAAACTGAAACAATGTGTGCACGATCAGCCTGACTGAGAAGAGTTAGCAGAGCATGTAGCAGTTTccctatattaaaaaaaaaatctaagttATAGTCAGTGGGTCTCTCACCTCTGAACACAACCCCAGCTATTGGATCTGGGTTTCCAAGTTTCTTTTTAGGAATCCCACTCGCGGACTCAACAATGACCCGcagcatggtttgaaataaaatccAGACTTAATGACAGAAACGACTCATATTCCGCCGGGAGAGATGGAGCCCTGACAGAGggaactgaaacacacagatgtgtaaAGCAGGGAGGAGTGGACACCGGAGGGCAGCCTCAGCATGAGTCACTGGCATGAACCACACCAGCCAGCCTCTGGAGGTGAGCTGGGTGAATGGGCCGGGTAGACACGGCGactttcacagccaaactgtCTCATTAACTTTTCAAAATAGCTCATATTTACAACTAAGTTTCGCTGTGCAGAAATATAAGTGTACTCATCCACCAGACAGCATCTCAGCCATATGGTCTCAGCTCCTCATTTTTTGTACTGCGGCGCCTCTCAGTGGTGTGACGACGTCATGCATCTTTTCCGTGATGTCAGAAATGACACTCAAGCTAGCTAACCTCGGTGCACTGTAAAACATGCTCGCTTAAAGTAATGTTTCCAAATAAAATGAGAACATACTATGGTAAGATAAGACACaaccaaacacatacacatttgtCAATAAAACGCTGCCCCAGTggtaagatagatagatagatagatagatagatagatagatagatagatagatagatagatagatagatagatagatagatagatagatagatagatagatagatagatagatagatagatagatagaattactttaatgatcccagactgggaaattatatAAATATCAGTGTTATTTCAAAAATGTGAGCAGAAGCGCTGTGGCTGCAAATATGCTAATGTTACGTTGGAAGGACGAAATTAGGCGCGTAATTGAAGGCACCACAATACTGGCAGTTTAGCTATCTGTTGCCCCTCTCTATGAAGGTATGGCTAGTTAGATATAGGTATTTGTTATGACAGCATACTTTAGGAAACACTTGTTCTAAAGTTAATTTCACGATTATGCCGACATGAAAGGTCAGGTTTTACTACAGTAGCAGTGGTAACTTCTTACTTTATCGGCGCTGTAACGTTATGTTAGCTAACACTGTTTTATGCtagctgtttttattcaaaGCTTCTATGTCTAATGCTTACTAGGGTAACGTTATGTGGCGTTATCTTCCCTTCGTGATTGTTATTGGCTATCAAGACCAGCTACCAAGAATGAAAATAGCTTAAACCTAGCTGTCTGTGATGGATAAGTTGAAGTtagctagctaagctagcgTTAGCTGCTTAGTAGCCTGAGAAATAAAGTTAGTGACCTAACTAGGTTCAGCGTCCAATATCCAGTTTAAACATGGTAGCTATTAGGCAAGTGAATGTCAACGTATTATTATCGATGTTAGCTATTGTTAACATTGCTAAACGTTTGAGTAACTCAAGAAATACAGACAATCAACCACGTAATGTGCTGTTGCAAGAATTTACACTTCTAGGTCTACTGGAGCTTTAACTCATATTACATGATCTCCATCAGCAGATTGAGTTTGCCCAGTTTTCCTGGAAAAGTACTTCGATGTTTTTTGAGCACACAATTCAACAACATACCTTCGAGTTTTGAATCGGCCACTCTGACAAAGTGAAACAGCAACTCATTATTACAAAGGTAAGATTTATAGCAGTTATTTATGTGCACGCTTGATATCATAAATGCAATTGCAAGAGggctttcctctcctctgaacTGCTATTAGAAGCAAAGCTTTGGTccagttcagtgtgtttaccaTTCTGCATTTTGCTGATAGcaacagctggaaaaaaaaacaaaaatggatccattctgaatgtttatttttgaaatcATATATTTTGCCACCCCcaaaatatatcttttttttgtgcTATCTCTTGTAATATTTGGCAACAGGTGATTGAGATGGCCTCGTCCAGATATGAGCCAAAGGGGTTCCTCACTAAAAGGCTCAAATCGCAGCAGACTACGGTTGTCAGCAGTCTGAGGAGGGAGAATGCCTACCTGAGGAAGACCCTGGCTGAGATGTCTCGTCAACATGCAGAACATAATAAGCTAGTAGAGGTAAACTTAATCAAACATTCCTGTTTATCTGCTATTTATCAAACAAAAGCCAACTAGACCACTTTAACTTTATGTTGTGTCATTTTACAGTAGTGGAGCATTAATTTAGTGAAACAACTTTTTTCTCTCCGTTTTTTTCGCAGCTGTTCCTCTCGCTTGAATCTGTTAGGCGGGAGACCGGTCTGCAGCTGAAGGCCAAAGAGGAGAAAATTGCTTTGCCATCAGAGCCACTGAGTGACGAAGAAAAGAAGCCGACAGATGAAGTGAGTATGCGGAGAAAGGACAGCATAAAATACAGGCACAATAAAAGGAATCATGGTATCATTTGATTTGCCAATCCCCTTTCAGCTCCTACCACTTTtacaccactagatggcagcagtTGCATTTTCTTCTCAGTCTTCCATCTAGAGGAGGAGTACTGCCCATGCGAACACACTTCCTCATACAGAGCATACTATCACAGTGACATTCTGTATTATGTAGATATCATAACACTAGAGTCTTCGATGCTTTGAATCATCTGTTTTTGGCCTTGCTATCAAATGTCacaatgttgtttcttttattaAAGCAGTTGGGTAAATGGGGTTGTTCTTTCATGTATGTGTAAAGCTGTACTGTATATTCCTGTCTTCAAATAGGACTCCACTTCAGATGAAGGGGCCTCATCTAACAAAATTAGAGAGCTGCAAAGTCACCTCAGTGATGTAAGTGCTTTGTGGTTTGCCATACAGCTGGTTGTATTTTTCAGCTAATCCACGTCTGCGTTTTTAGTTACTTCTAGCTTTGAAgtctgtgtgtgcttttgtttccAAGAGAGGATGTGTGCCTGTGTACAGTATACATGTCTTGCTGAGTGTTTTTGCTTCAGAGCCAACCCCCTGGCACAAcactgtctttctgtctttctcggTTATGTGCTTCTCATTCTTTTATTCAATCCCCCGAGGCCTTGGAGAAGAACAAGCAGTGGCTGGAATATGACCAGCAGAGAGAGGCCTATGTGAGGGCAAATCTGGCCAGAATTTTACGGCTTGAGAAGCAGCTGAACGAAGCCAGTCAGTCCCGCTCACAGCGGCAGCACAATGAGGACCATTCAAATGGTGAGCCAGAGGGACAGTGGGCAGTGGGCACTCACCACTGGGGCAACAAGGGGCAACAGACTGTCACAACAAGGTTTTTAAGATCTCGAGATTGTCCTGAAGTAGCCCGCTATCACAGAATCTGGGGCCTGCAATGCACTTTtggaataatgttttttatttgtattactACATGGTGCATGTGATTGTATCTAACATCTTAGATGTAGATGTAAATGTTAACCTGCAGAATACTTCTTTTTTAGCTTTTAATTTTCATCTTTTCTCATTACAGAGAAGGAGCGGAtgaaccagctgcagcagagctttGAACAACTCCTACAGAAAGCCAACAGCCACCTGGTGGTGATCAGGGAAAAGAATGACATGACCAACCAGAACCTGTTGATGACCCACCAAAGGTATGTGTGCTGCTCAAATCAAACTAAATAATACCGTCCTGCTCAAAGTTGGAGAACGTTAGACTGGTTGTCAGCTACATGACAGACCAGTTGATGTGTAGGTTCAAGGAAAtggagagggaggtggaggagctcaagcagcagctgcaggctgAAGAAATGAGCAGAAAAAGTGCTGCAGAAGATCAACATCACTCTGAGGTAGAAAGGGTGAGTGCTCAGGACAAAGACCTTCAACGCAGACTGGATGATGAGAAGCCTAAGTCAGTGGACTCTGAGCTGCATGTACATCTTCATTAAACTACTCATCCAGTAAGTAGGAAAAATACACGGCTTATTGTCAAGACAAAATTATAAAAACCTCTCTTCTCAGGAACAGTTTATGTTAGATCGTCACCAAGCAGACTGGGAGAAGATTAAAGAACTGGAGCGACAGGTACAACAAGCTCACTTTGTATCACCTCATCTCACACCTCTGCTATATTAGATCTCCATTGTAATGCGAACTTTTAAAATTTTAGGTCCAGTTTTTTTCACAAGATCTTGAGGATGAGAGGAAAAACTGTTCATATTTGAAGAAGCTGATGGTCAGAGTCCTGAAGatgctgcaaaagaaaaaagacagtgCAACAAGGCAGCCAAAGGTTGGCATGATTAGTGCAAAGGACTAGAGTAGATATAAACTTCATCAGTGATGAGCTTGAAAGCTGCATGAACTGTTTTTTGCGCACGTGCCAGCAAAAAAAATTTGATGCTGTGTTGAAACGTGAATAGAACTGCAAATGATAACAAGCTAATCAATTTtagtaaaaaaattaatcagtacaaacacaatatatttaatgttttacctcatttacttaattattttttgtaaatatatgcttattttgaatttgaaattgGAACAGGGACAACAAAAGTTGTTGAATAATCCAAAAACACCTGTCTGGAatattccacaggtaaacaggttaaCTGGTAGCAGATGGTGGTCTCATGGGTGCGTATGAAAGGGGCATCCTGGAAAGGCTCAGTTGTACTAATGCCAAAAATCACTACTTTGTGAAACATTGATTGTTAAAAGGATATCACTGCATAGCTCAGGAACACTTCACAAGAACTGTTGTTTTTCGACCGTTCATTTGGAAATGATTGAATTTTGTTTCAtgtatgttttacacagtgtccCAGCATTTTGGGAATCAGGTTTGTAGTGATCTGgtttataatttatatataaaaatggATTAGTGCAAAGTGTTGTTGGTCAAAAATAGAACCATTAtaaaaaaacggaaaaaaaaacattatatagAAGCTGATTTCATCACTGAGATTCTTATTAGCTATAATTGATGGTTgccttaattttttttcagagaGACCAGAAGTATCGCAGCTCAGGTGAAGAGGCACGGCCCCCCTGCATGCCCCCCAGAGATAGGCACACACCCTCCTCTCCCTGCAGCGGGCTGAATGAAAGCATCCTGGAGTGTCCCAGCTGCCAGGCCGAGTATCCTGCCGATAGCTACCGAGAACTCATTAACCATCTAGAAACCTGTCTTAACTAAGCTGAGCCAGCTTGTTCAGTTCTGTATATTCTGTTATATGGATATATTCACCTATGTTGTGTAAACCAGAGGTTCAAGTTaataaacaacagtgttgaattgtttgaggttgtggttatgaatatttaatgaaaacGTACCCACAAAGTTTTTGGTGAAGTATTGAATCGATTGCTTTGAAATTTTATATTCTACTGTACTCTTTGGTGTTCCCTATATTTTCATCTAGCGCCATGAACAGGTCAAAATTTCGCCAGTTTGTGTGTTGCTTTGTCAAATCATGCTGCCATAGGTCCTTGAC includes:
- the LOC115596288 gene encoding centrosomal protein of 55 kDa-like isoform X3; translation: MASSRYEPKGFLTKRLKSQQTTVVSSLRRENAYLRKTLAEMSRQHAEHNKLVELFLSLESVRRETGLQLKAKEEKIALPSEPLSDEEKKPTDEDSTSDEGASSNKIRELQSHLSDALEKNKQWLEYDQQREAYVRANLARILRLEKQLNEASQSRSQRQHNEDHSNEKERMNQLQQSFEQLLQKANSHLVVIREKNDMTNQNLLMTHQRFKEMEREVEELKQQLQAEEMSRKSAAEDQHHSEVERVSAQDKDLQRRLDDEKPKNSLC
- the LOC115596288 gene encoding centrosomal protein of 55 kDa-like isoform X1; translation: MASSRYEPKGFLTKRLKSQQTTVVSSLRRENAYLRKTLAEMSRQHAEHNKLVELFLSLESVRRETGLQLKAKEEKIALPSEPLSDEEKKPTDEDSTSDEGASSNKIRELQSHLSDALEKNKQWLEYDQQREAYVRANLARILRLEKQLNEASQSRSQRQHNEDHSNEKERMNQLQQSFEQLLQKANSHLVVIREKNDMTNQNLLMTHQRFKEMEREVEELKQQLQAEEMSRKSAAEDQHHSEVEREQFMLDRHQADWEKIKELERQVQFFSQDLEDERKNCSYLKKLMVRVLKMLQKKKDSATRQPKRDQKYRSSGEEARPPCMPPRDRHTPSSPCSGLNESILECPSCQAEYPADSYRELINHLETCLN
- the LOC115596288 gene encoding centrosomal protein of 55 kDa-like isoform X2; the protein is MASSRYEPKGFLTKRLKSQQTTVVSSLRRENAYLRKTLAEMSRQHAEHNKLVELFLSLESVRRETGLQLKAKEEKIALPSEPLSDEEKKPTDEDSTSDEGASSNKIRELQSHLSDALEKNKQWLEYDQQREAYVRANLARILRLEKQLNEASQSRSQRQHNEDHSNEKERMNQLQQSFEQLLQKANSHLVVIREKNDMTNQNLLMTHQRFKEMEREVEELKQQLQAEEMSRKSAAEDQHHSEVEREQFMLDRHQADWEKIKELERQRDQKYRSSGEEARPPCMPPRDRHTPSSPCSGLNESILECPSCQAEYPADSYRELINHLETCLN